One genomic region from Epinephelus fuscoguttatus linkage group LG8, E.fuscoguttatus.final_Chr_v1 encodes:
- the mms22l gene encoding protein MMS22-like → MADEFSQSLTPPVSPFAADSLCELTPAQPPCFCCSETKEDPTGPLSSEGYTARGSLKRLLLRLDPAPAEYETDTVEIFGFSWVTETALVESTKPLFGLLRQKVYRLESLVQSSSHDFGQAGSLHYEAEDLRQQCVSFLQYVKVFLHRYLEPSISMDTSHSHPYEELEAQLPSALLEELFGITLLIGRLKDLPANIQSAFTISNPGKIFPPSWHLLHLHLDIHWSVLEILHLLGHKMQGQVVYAHQFVNLTGENLTDTSLFEEHLCSLLCDLTGLAIGKYSKVRPTEALSSHHYLCTCTKELWILLMHLLEHRNKVLHTQSFWNYMNSLLRPLVSGKPAAEQFSGLPMHCKDPLGFTWWLVTHVAMLGQYSRNGTLQYEKHFGDNWTFVEELLKLTCNPKGGLAEEQVRMHVHCCLSLCLLWEPSTSAVSILWDYYSKNLSASFTVPWLGMCGVGTLCKTPLALFEQARSCCSPSPLHSPEHTQLYRSANSFHIFLRVLALCLAQDRAGGVPQRQIKGRIYFKFSSKKMQELPEAGLMNFLLLFLVLARQVELEDVASRACELLGFLPSNCPPGHRTLIWRGQLSLLLLFQERGLDVGAQASWLASSFNETAKEFYNKTTEVSRRLALWGPLGSYLEGVAEVFETSTSLSLSEEKLLNEGFDWLLPACRVSELNSTLGFLQIVLAQLRRVHQRTVQSAPTSAWAPGNTSVVKERHLAVAAALWAHFFPFLRSLRLSQTPPAQLADAAAGFTLLAFDLPSSAPQDLQPNPVQSIMQCFGWDDMVHPFLVTRYLPHLLQNSELVSSLSSDSATVVSGSAQSLSVRAWFRCFLQQHHKNQDGSDSRTGRAVEEQLCELTRLVLRLPEVDSLLQRAGLQPTAARLEPTSALEMFVKAVGSVYSGLQVLSERSAMVTRALGYIGDILKHIKPSLVSKNQEGLQLVYWAVGCIVKHWSPLLATSKAQQLLFRIVDVLLLPHNLTQQDKALRDSLPLYLQGLSVASSVSQSQGAHLKQQLRSVTRRYLDHFLPASPSVGVIANHPVLLSACEANPTSRGAALRRTILEVLCASFLQFKGHAPPPRLAAVLMFLLELLRRNSDSDPALLTLPLPSLLRCVMLVNEPQVRKTSTDALQLVVERCAAAATEGPCEQMITVLRSFVEENEGIYDRQVYSVLETVAVLDPSVVQALIPNLSLSLRNTEHKRGLGKNITLRSAYKKLLCLLGESGQTEISSLEAD, encoded by the exons ATGGCAGACGAATTCAGCCAATCCCTCACCCCACCAGTTTCACCCTTCGCAGCAGACAGCTTATGTGAGCTGACTCCAGCCCAACCACCATGCTTCTGCTGCTCTGAAACAAAGGAGGACCCCACTGGACCTCTCTCCTCAGAGGGGTACACCGCAAGAGGCTCCCTGAAACG GCTGCTGTTGCGTCTTGACCCGGCCCCTGCAGAATAtgagacagacacagtggagaTCTTTGGCTTCTCGTGGGTAACAGAGACAGCATTGGTGGAATCTACAAAGCCACTTTTTGGTCTGCTCAG ACAAAAGGTTTACAGGCTGGAGTCCTTGGTGCAGTCCAGCTCACATGACTTCG GTCAAGCAGGCAGCCTCCACTATGAAGCAGAGGACCTGAGACAACAGTGTGTTTCATTTCTTCAGTATGTCAAAGTCTTCTTGCACAG ATACCTGGAACCTTCCATCTCCATGGATACAAGTCATTCACACCCTTATGAGGAGCTGGAGGCCCAGCTTCCCTCTGCTCTGCTGGAGGAGCTGTTTGGCATCACTCTCCTCATAGGACGACTCAAAGACCTGCCTGCCAACATTCAGAGTGCCTTCACTATATCTAACCCaggaaag ATTTTTCCTCCCTCTTGGCATTTGTTGCACCTTCATCTTGACATCCACTGGTCAGTCTTGGAGATCCTTCACCTACTTGGCCACAAGATGCAAG GCCAGGTGGTGTACGCCCACCAGTTTGTGAACCTGACGGGAGAGAATCTAACCGATACCAGTCTGTTTGAAGAGCACCTGTGCAGTCTGCTGTGTGACCTAACTGGTCTGGCCATAGGCAAATACAGCAAG GTGAGACCTACAGAGGCACTGAGCAGCCATCACTACCTTTGCACCTGCACCAAAGAACTCTGGATCCTGCTCATGCACCTTCTGGAACACAGAAATAAGGTGTTGCACACACAG TCTTTCTGGAACTACATGAACTCGTTGTTGAGGCCCTTGGTTTCAGGGAAGCCAGCAGCGGAGCAGTTCAGTGGCCTCCCCATGCACTGCAAGGACCCTCTGGGCTTTACATGGTGGCTGGTCACTCATGTAGCAATGCTGGGGCAATACAGTCGCAACGGCACTCTCCAGTACGAG AAACATTTCGGAGACAACTGGACTTTTGTGGAAGAGTTACTCAAGTTAACCTGTAACCCCAAG GGAGGTCTAGCAGAGGAGCAGGTCAGGATGCACGTCCACTGTTGTCTCAGTCTCTGTCTGCTGTGGGAACCGAGCACAAGTGCTGTCTCCATCCTGTGGGACTACTACAGCAAGAATCTG AGTGCTTCATTCACTGTACCCTGGCTTGGGATGTGTGGTGTGGGCACATTGTGCAAGACGCCCCTGGCTCTGTTCGAGCAGGCCCGCAGCTGCTgctccccctctcccctccacTCTCCAGAACACACCCAGCTCTACCGCTCAGCCAACTCCTTCCACATCTTCCTTCGAGTGCTGGCCCTGTGCCTCGCCCAGGACAGGGCTGGTGGAGTCCCACAGAGGCAGATCAAAGGAAG GATTTATTTCAAGTTCTCCTCAAAGAAGATGCAGGAGCTACCAGAGGCAGGCCTCATGAacttcctgctgctgtttctggTGTTGGCCAGGCAGGTAGAGCTAGAGGATGTGGCCAGCAGAGCCTGTGAGCTGCTGGGTTTCCTTCCCTCTAACTGTCCCCCTGGACACCGGACCCTGATCTGGAGGGGACAGCTATCACTACTGTTGTTGTTCCAG gaGAGGGGTCTGGATGTTGGTGCACAGGCTAGCTGGTTGGCCTCCTCCTTTAATGAGACAGCCAAAGAGTTCTACAATAAGACCACAGAGGTCTCTCGCAGACTCGCCCTCTGGGGGCCCCTCGGTTCTTACCTGGAGGGTGTGGCTGAGGTGTTTGAGACAAGCACCAGTCTCAGCCTCTCAGAGGAAAAGCTGCTCAATGAAGGATTTGATTGGTTGTTACCTGCTTGCCGGGTCTCAGAGCTGAATTCCACCCTGGGCTTTCTGCAGATCGTCCTCGCCCAGCTCAG ACGGGTCCATCAGCGCACTGTCCAGTCAGCACCCACCTCGGCTTGGGCTCCTGGTAACACCAGTGTGGTAAAAGAGCGCCACCTAGCGGTAGCAGCCGCACTCTGGGCACACTTCTTCCCTTTCCTGCGCAGCCTACGCCTCTCCCAGACCCCTCCAGCACAGCTGGCTGATGCTGCTGCAG GCTTCACCCTATTGGCCTTCGACCTGCCGAGTTCGGCTCCCCAGGACCTTCAGCCCAACCCAGTCCAGTCCATCATGCAGTGCTTTGGCTGGGATGACATGGTTCATCCATTTCTGGTAACTCGCTACCTTCCCCATCTGCTCCAAAACAG TGAGCTGGTGTCCTCACTAAGCAGCGATTCTGCCACTGTTGTTTCCGGTTCGGCACAGAGTCTATCAGTTAGAGCCTGGTTCCGCTGTTTTCTACAGCAGCACCACAAGAACCAGGATGGGTCCGACAGCAGAACAG GCcgggctgtggaggagcagttGTGTGAACTGACCCGACTTGTGCTGAGACTTCCTGAGGTGGACAGTCTTTTGCAAAGAGCAGGCCTCCAGCCTACGGCCGCCAGGCTGGAGCCCACTTCAGCCCTGGAGATGTTTGTCAAG GCTGTCGGCAGTGTGTACAGTGGACTGCAGGTTTTGTCTGAGCGCTCAGCCATGGTGACCAGAGCCCTGGGCTACATTGGTgacatcctgaaacacattaaaCCTTCCCTGGTCAGCAAGAACCAAGAGGGGCTGCAGCTGGTTTACTGGGCTGTTG GTTGCATAGTGAAGCACTGGAGCCCCCTGCTGGCCACATCCAAAGCTCAGCAGCTACTGTTTCGTATTGTAGACGTACTGCTGCTTCCACACAACCTCACACAGCAGGACAAAGCACTCAGGGACAGCCTGCCTCTATATTTACAG GGTCTGTCAGTGGCTTCCAGCGTGTCTCAGTCACAGGGTGCCCACCTGAAGCAGCAGCTCCGCTCTGTTACCCGCAGATATCTGGACCATTTCCTTCCTGCCTCTCCTTCAGTGGGTGTCATCGCCAACCACCCGGTGCTTCTGAGTGCCTGTGAAGCCAACCCAACCAGCCGGGGAGCAGCACTGAGGAGGACCATCCTGGAGGTGCTCTG TGCAAGCTTCCTGCAGTTTAAAGGTCATGCCCCTCCGCCCCGGCTAGCAGCAGTCCTGATGTTCCTCTTAGAGCTCCTGAGACGAAACAGTGACTCAGACCCTGCCCTCCTCACTCTGCCCCTCCCCTCACTGCTGCGCTGTGTGATGCTGGTCAACGAACCGCAGG TCAGGAAGACGAGCACAGATGCTTTACAGCTTGTGGTGGAGCgatgtgctgctgcagctacagaGGGACCGTGCGAGCAGATGATCACTGTCTTACG GTCGTTTGTGGAGGAGAACGAGGGAATCTACGACAGGCAGGTATACAGTGTCCTGGAGACAGTGGCTGTTTTAGATCCCTCTGTGGTTCAAGCTCTCATCCCCAACTTATCTCTCAGtctgagaaacactgaacacaagAGAGGACTGGGCAAGAACATCACCTTGAG GAGTGCATATAAGAAGTTGCTGTGTCTCCTTGGAGAGAGTGGGCAGACAGAAATAAGCAGTCTGGAAGCGgactga